DNA from Comamonas serinivorans:
GGCGGTGCTGTGGGCGGTGGCGCTGAGCGGCATGGTCAATCCTTCCAATGTGAAAACGCCGATCTTGCACCGTGGCGCGCACCGCGATCGCGCGCCTCGGGGCGCACGCCAGACGCCCAGATGACAGCGGCTGCGCGTTTTCCCAGGTGACGCCCCGGGGTGGCCGGCGTTGAATGCCGGCTTGCCGGCACAAGCCGCTTGTGCCGCTCGCGTCCGCCTGGCCTTGGCCCGACGCCTGTCGACCCTGGAGAACCGTCCCATGCACACCCTGATCGTTTCCGCCGTTGCCCGCCAAACCGCCACCACGCTGGGGCTGGCCGTGGCGCTGACCGGCATCAGCCTGCCGGCCGTGGCGCAGGGTGGCGCGGCCTCGTTCCCCGCCAAGCCCATCACGCTCGTCGTGCCGTATGCGGCGGGCGGGCCCACCGACGTGACGGCGCGCCGCCTGGCCGAGCTCATGGGCAAGGCGTTCAACGCCACGGTGCTGGTCGAGAACCGGACCGGCGCCGCCACCATCGTGGCGGCCGAGTACGTGGCCCGCGCGCCCAAGGATGGCTACACGCTGCTGTTTGCGCCCGGCACTACCACCTCGATGAACCCGCACCTGTACAAAAAGCTCAACTACCGGATGGAGGACTTTGCGCCGATCACGCTGGTGTCGCGCCAGCCCTTCGTGCTGACGGCCGGGCCCGTGACGCGCGTGACCGACTTCGCCGGCTTCAACCGCTACGCCAAGGCCAAGACCGAGGGCGTGAGCTTTGGCACCACGGGCGTCGGCAGCTTCACCCACATCCTGGGCGACTGGATGGGCAAGGTGCTGGCGTGGAACATGCAGAACGTGCCCTACAAGGGCTCGGCCGCCTCGGTGGCCGACCTGGTGGGCGGCCGGCTGGACAGCCAGGTCGAGGCCATCGCCAGCGGCCTGCAGCTGGACAAGGGCGGCAAGGCCCACGTGGTGGCGGTGATGGACACCAAGCGCTCGCCCATCCTGCCCAAGGTGCCGACCTTTGCCGAGCTGGGCCATCCCGAGCTGGTGGCCTACGTCACCTTTGGCCTGCTGGCGCCCGCAGGCACGCCCGATGCCGTGCTGGACAAGCTCTACCAGGCGGCGGTGCAGGCCACGCGCGACAAGCAGTTCGTGGCGCAGATGGCCGATGTGGGGGAAGAGCCCGCCCCCTCGGCCTCGCGCCAGGCCTACGGCCAGTGGCTGCGCGACGAGAACGTGCGCTGGGGCAAGCTCATCGCGCCGCTCGGCATCCAGCTGGATTGAGGGCAGTATGGTCGAATTTCCGATTCATTTGAATCGGAAGTGGCTGCATACTGCAGATCAAGCGTGCGCCGCCGGCCTGAGCCCGCGAATGGGGTGAACGCCTTGCGCCCGACTCGTGGGTGAACGATGGGTCCACGCTTCGCACCCGGAGCGCGACCTGTGCCATGGCCGAGCCGCATGCATCGAACCGGCAACCCGTCGCCGCCTACGGGCTGCGCCGTGCCGTGGCGACGTCCGTGAACCTGTGTAAGCCCTGCGGACGCGGTGGCAGGCGCATGGCCTCGTGCAGGCACGGCGCCTGCAGCACGTGGCAAAAGTTGTGTCTGAGGGTATCGCGTGAGGGGCCGTGAGGCCTGCTCGGGTGAGCCGATAGATCACGCCCACCACCAGTATGGTGATCCTTCCGATGGTGAGTCATCGAGCATGGCCGAATACCTGTTCATGATCTCGGACGATTCAGGCTATGCAGATGGCACCGATCCGCGCTGGGCGACAAGCGCCTAGGTGACGCGTCCGCTGCGGGCGCCGGCCTATGGTGAATCCGCCTGCACACGCAGCACCGGACTTTGGTCGGGTGCCGCGCTGATGCCGGTCAGATGTACCCACCGTGGGCACGTGGCTTGCCGGTGGCCTGCGCGGACGTCGAGGCGCAGGTTGCAGCCTGCATGCGCGGTCCGCGTTGCCATCCATGTCCAATCAGGAGAACCACGATGACCACCAGGAAACGGCTGCTTGCCGTCAGCGCGATGACGGTGTTGCTGTCTGCGTGCGGAGGCGGGGGGGACGACGACACGCCGGTGCCGCCGCCTCCGCCGCCCCCGGCGAGCGGGAATGTGCCCACCATCAGCCAATCGGTGAAGGATGCGGCGGCCGCCATCAGCGCCGACCCCAAGATCCGCCAGCTGGTGGCCGAATGGCAGACGGACGCCGACGCGCAATACCGCTACGACTCGCACATGGAGCTGGTGCGCATCGCGAGCCCGTCGCGCTACGAGTTCCGCCGCGCGCAGGCCATCCGCCAGCGCCTCATCGACGAGTGGGGCTTTGACGAGGCCGAGGTCGTCACGCGCGAGGATGGGCAGCTGCCCGGTGCGGGGCTGCAGCTCGTCGATGGCCTGCCGGTCTACAACGTGTGCGCGCAGATCAAGGGCAGCTATGCCGGGTCGCAGGGCGCGCAGGCCTACAAGGGCCAGTACCCCAAGGTGCTGATCGAAGGCCACATCGACACCGTCTACCCCGCCGAGCTGCCGCCCGAGAGCAACCCCTTCGAGCCCATCAAGCTGCAGTCGATGGCCGAGGCCATCGTGGGCACGCCGGAAGCGCTGGCGGCCCTGCCCAATGCGCTGAGCTTCGACGGCAACGGCCGCATCGTGCGCGATGCGTTCTACACGCAGGCCTACCGCCGCTTCGACACCGCCGATGCCGCCACGGCCGCCGGCGCGCTGCGCCACTACGTGCCCGGCTACAGCGATGCCATGGGCAATGCCGTGGGGGCTTTCCACATCGCCCGCATGCTGAAAAAGTACAACATCCAGCCGGTGTACGACATCTGGGTGTGCGGCACGGCGGGCGAAGAGGGCAAGGGCAACCTGGCCGGCATGAAGCAGCTCTATGGCTACAACCAGGACACGGGCAAGGGCAACAACGCGCTCAACTTCGTCACCAACTTCAGCATCGACGGTGGCTCGGGCACCATCAACTTCATCGGCAGCTACCGCTTCGAGATGAAGTTCAAGGCGCCCGCCGAAGCCGCCCAGGGCGGGGCCACCGCGCCCAGCGCGCTGAACGCGGCGGCGATGGCGGCGGCACGCATCGCCGACATCAAGACGCCGTGGGACAGCGACGCCAAGGCGCTCAAGACCACGTACACCGTGGGCACCATGGCGTGCGAGGCCCCGCTGCCGAACGGCGTGACGCCCAGCTGCACCATGCAGGTGGACATGCGCTCGCCGCGCCTGGAGCCGCTCAACGAGATCCGCTCGCGGATCGAGCCGCTGTTTGCCGCCGGCATGGCGCAGGAGAACGCCCGCTTCGGCGCGGCCGAGGGCTCGGCCCAGGCCGTGAGCATGGAGCTGGTGTGGTTTGGCGACCGCCCGCCGCATGAGCGCACCGACCTCAGCGACGTGTCCATCCAGTCGGCTTGGCAGGCTGCCGAAACCGTGGGCGTGGACAAGCGCACCGAGCTGTCGCTCGCGGCCTCGAGCCTGAACGACAACGTGCCCGCCGCCATCGGCGTGCCCACCATCAACCTCAACATCTCGACCAACGCCGCAGGGGGCGGCACCCACGCGTTCTACGAATGGGGGGTGCCCGGCAACGCCAACACCGAAGGCCTGCGCCTGTACCGCGTGATGATGGCGGCGCTCATTGCCGCCGGTGTGCACACCAGCGATGGCAAGCGCATCGCACCCGCCGCAGGCCCGCTGGGCGCCCGCACCACCGAAGACCAATACTGATCAGGAGCACATCATGAGCAAACGATGGATTGCGGCGGGTGCCATGCTCGCCAGCCTGTTGACGGCGCCGCTGGCGCTGGCCGAGAGCGTCACGGTGAGCTTTCAGGGGCCGGGTGGCCACAGCAACGGCAACTACGGGCGCACCAGCGCCGTGCATGCGGCGGCGCGCGCCATCACCAAGATGGCAGAAACCATGGATGCGGCGAGCTACACCGTCTCCGGCTTTGGGGGCGGCAACTCGGTCAACAGCATCGCCAGCGATGCGGTGTTCAAGGTCGACCTCAAGGGCGATGCCGTGGCGGGCCGCCAGGCGCTGACGGCGGCCGTGGCGGCCGGCGTGCAGGCGGAGAACGACTTCCGCGGCGTCAAGCCCGGTGACCTGACGGGTGGCGTACCGGCGGCCATCAGCTACGTCATCAGTCCTTAAGGGTGTGGGGTATGGGCTGACTGTCGATTCATAAGAAACGGCAGTGGGTTCATACCCCTCAGAAAGACCAGATGCCGAGCTGGCCTGGCCGAACGTGCTCACCGCATGAAGCGTGCCCCACAGGCTCACTGACGAGTCACGACGGCCAGGCCACGGTGACCGGCGCTTCTTGCCGTCGGCCGGACACGGGGGCGGGAGACGTGGCCTTGAGGCTAGAGGGCTTTGTTTTTGGCCTTGATGTTCTCGCGGGCCTGTTGCCCATCGGCGTCGGTTCCCTGGACCATGAAGGCGAAGTTGCCGCCTGGTGCAGTGCGGCGGATGCAACGCGCTTCAGGCTGGCGCCGCTCCCCGCCGGATCAGGCTTGACCTGGTGGTTCGGTCGATGGCGCTGACCGGGAGTGAGGAATGCGTTCGAAGACCGCAGAACGGGGCGGAAGCCGCACAGCACGTTCTCGCCCAGCGGGCGTCACGAAAGCTGGCCGATGGTGCGGACGTTCGGCGCCACGCCTTCACCGATGTCACCGCCACGTCTGGGGGATGGGGTGAGTTGGTGGCCTGGGCGCTGGTCACTGCCAAGCGGAGTGGCCGGAGCAGGCCAGCGCGTGATCCTGGTCAGCCGCATGCATGACCCTGGGGTACGGAACGCACACGGCCTAGGAGCAGCGGCTGTGACCCGCATGGCTCCGCGATCTGCTGCGCAAGCCCGCAAACCGAGGCGCTCAGACCAGTGCGCGCCACCAGTCGGCCTGGCCGTCGGGTGGGGCAAAACGCTTGTTGATGAAGTGCAGGCGCGTGGGGCCGGGCAGGGCGCGTTCGGCCACGGTGTGGGCCGGGTCGCCGGGGTAGCACAGGATGCGCGTGTCGTCGGTGGCCTCCACCGTTTGCGGCTCGACCAGCGGCGGCCGCTTGGCGCGCGCCTCGGCCATCACGCTGGCCACGGTGGTGTGCTGGGCCAGGTGGGCCAGGCTCATGATCTGCGGCGGCGCCAGATCGATCTGGCTGTCGTAGTACTGCTGCAGCGCGCGGTGGGGCGACAGCCAGACGCTTTCGTCGGTTTCGTGGTTGTCGTGCTGGGCGTGCTGGCCCGGCGGCAGGCCGGCGACGAAAAAGCGCGTGTCGAAGCGCTTGGTCATCACGGCGGCCCGCTTGGGCGTGATCCAGCGCGACCAGGGCACGATGGCGTCGGCATCGAGCCGGGCACCCAGCTCGACCAGCAGCTCGGGCAGCGCGGTGCCGGCGTTCAGGCGCTTGGCGGCGTCGGCCAGCTCCTGCAGCGTGGGCGTGCGCCGCTGCCACTGCGCCAGCAGCACGCCGGCCTCCTCGAAGGCCTCGCGCAGGGCCGCCACATACAGGCCGGCCGCGCGCGCGGCCGCCAGGTCGGCCTGGTTCAGCGTGGGCTGCAGCTGATCGGCGGGGCGGGTGAGGTGGCTCAGGGTCTCGGGCTCGGCGTCGGCGTCGTCGACCTTGCCCCCCGGAAACACGTAGGCACCGCCCAGCACGGCCGAGGCGCTGGCGCGGCGCAGCAGGAAGACCTCCAGGCCCTCGTCGGTGTCGCGCAGCAAGACCACGGAGGCGGCGTCGCGTGGGGGGGTGGTGATTTCGTCCTTGTTGAGTTCCATGCCAAGACTCCTGTGAGGCAGGCGCGAACCTTAGCAGTTGGCCCGGTACCGGTCTGTCCGCTGCGCGCCAAAACGGGGCGCTGACCCACTGTGCAGCCGCTCGCTGCGGGCCGGGAACCCACGTTGCGCACACCCCCGGGCCGCTGTGATACCTTTCGCAGCCACTTCGCTTCACACACTCACAATGACCAGTTTGCAGGATCAGCTTGCCGCGATGCCCACCGCCCGTTTGCAGGGCATGCGCCGCGGTCTGGAAAAGGAAAGCCTGCGCGTGTTGCCCGGGGGAGAACTGGCCTTGACGCCGCACCCGCAGGGCCTGGGCTCGCCGCTCACGCACCCCACCGTCACCACCGATTTCAGCGAATCCCAGATCGAACTCGTGACCGGCACCCACGGGTCGGTGCAGGCCTGCCTGACCGAGCTGCAGGACATCCACCGCGCGGTGTTCCACGTGCTGGGCCGCACGGGCGAGGAGCGCCTGTGGCCGTCCAGCATGCCGTGCCGCCTGCCCACCGACGAGACGATTCCGCTGGGCCGCTACGGCTCCTCGAACGTGGGCCGCGCCAAGAGCATCTACCGCATGGGCCTGGCGCACCGGTATGGCCGGCGCATGCAGACGATTTCGGGCATCCACTACAACTGGTCCCTGCCCGGGGTGAACAACGAGCAGTACTTTGCGCTGATCCGCAACTTCCGCCGCCATGCCTTCTTGCTGCTGGTGTTGTTCGGGGCCTCGCCGCTGGTTTGCAAGAGCTTTGTGGCCGGGCGCGAGCATCAGCTGCGCGAGATGGGCCCGGGTTGCATGGGCATGCCCCACGCCACCTCGCTGCGCATGGGCCGGCTGGGCTACCAGAGCGATGCCCAGTCCACCCTGAACGTGAGCTACAACAGCCTGGAAGGCTATGCCGCGTCACTCGAGAAGGCGTTGACCGAACCCTACCCGGCCTACGAGGCCATTGGCATCCGCAACCCCGGCGGCGACTACAACCAGCTCGACACCTCGCTGCTGCAGATCGAGAACGAGTTCTACGGCACCATCCGCCCCAAGCGCGTCATCCGCTCGGGCGAGCGGCCGCTGCACGCGCTGCGCGAGCGCGGGGTCGAGTACGTCGAGGTGCGGCTCATGGACCTGAACCCGTTCGAGCCCGCGGGCATCTCGGCCGACACCATGCGCTTCCTGGACGTGTTCCTCCTGCACTGCCTGCTGTCGCCCAGCGCGCCCGATTCGCTGGCCGAAATCGACGCCATGAAGGCCAACCAGCACCTCGTGGCCTCGCGCGGACGCGAGCCCGGCCTGATGCTCACGCGCACCGAAGGCTGCGGCACCTGCCAGCAGATCGAGCTGACGGCCTGGGCGGCCCAGTTGCTCGACGAGATGGCGCCCGTGGCGGCACGCCTGGACGCGCATGCGCTGGCCCAGGGCGAGCCGGCCCTGCATGCGCAGGCGGTGGCCCAGGCGCGTGCAAGCCTGGCGAACATGGACACCTTGCCCTCGGCCCGCGTGCTGCAGGCGGTGCAAGACCGCGACGACCGGTCCTTCGTGGGCTTTGTGGATGGCCGCGCGGCGGCAACGGCCGAGCTGTTCCGCAGCCAGCCGCTCACCGCCGACGAGGTGGGCCGCTTCATGGGCCTGGCGCAGCAGTCGTTCGCCGACCAGAAGG
Protein-coding regions in this window:
- a CDS encoding Bug family tripartite tricarboxylate transporter substrate binding protein, coding for MHTLIVSAVARQTATTLGLAVALTGISLPAVAQGGAASFPAKPITLVVPYAAGGPTDVTARRLAELMGKAFNATVLVENRTGAATIVAAEYVARAPKDGYTLLFAPGTTTSMNPHLYKKLNYRMEDFAPITLVSRQPFVLTAGPVTRVTDFAGFNRYAKAKTEGVSFGTTGVGSFTHILGDWMGKVLAWNMQNVPYKGSAASVADLVGGRLDSQVEAIASGLQLDKGGKAHVVAVMDTKRSPILPKVPTFAELGHPELVAYVTFGLLAPAGTPDAVLDKLYQAAVQATRDKQFVAQMADVGEEPAPSASRQAYGQWLRDENVRWGKLIAPLGIQLD
- a CDS encoding peptidase M20 codes for the protein MTTRKRLLAVSAMTVLLSACGGGGDDDTPVPPPPPPPASGNVPTISQSVKDAAAAISADPKIRQLVAEWQTDADAQYRYDSHMELVRIASPSRYEFRRAQAIRQRLIDEWGFDEAEVVTREDGQLPGAGLQLVDGLPVYNVCAQIKGSYAGSQGAQAYKGQYPKVLIEGHIDTVYPAELPPESNPFEPIKLQSMAEAIVGTPEALAALPNALSFDGNGRIVRDAFYTQAYRRFDTADAATAAGALRHYVPGYSDAMGNAVGAFHIARMLKKYNIQPVYDIWVCGTAGEEGKGNLAGMKQLYGYNQDTGKGNNALNFVTNFSIDGGSGTINFIGSYRFEMKFKAPAEAAQGGATAPSALNAAAMAAARIADIKTPWDSDAKALKTTYTVGTMACEAPLPNGVTPSCTMQVDMRSPRLEPLNEIRSRIEPLFAAGMAQENARFGAAEGSAQAVSMELVWFGDRPPHERTDLSDVSIQSAWQAAETVGVDKRTELSLAASSLNDNVPAAIGVPTINLNISTNAAGGGTHAFYEWGVPGNANTEGLRLYRVMMAALIAAGVHTSDGKRIAPAAGPLGARTTEDQY
- a CDS encoding peptidase dimerization domain-containing protein; protein product: MSKRWIAAGAMLASLLTAPLALAESVTVSFQGPGGHSNGNYGRTSAVHAAARAITKMAETMDAASYTVSGFGGGNSVNSIASDAVFKVDLKGDAVAGRQALTAAVAAGVQAENDFRGVKPGDLTGGVPAAISYVISP
- a CDS encoding NUDIX hydrolase, coding for MELNKDEITTPPRDAASVVLLRDTDEGLEVFLLRRASASAVLGGAYVFPGGKVDDADAEPETLSHLTRPADQLQPTLNQADLAAARAAGLYVAALREAFEEAGVLLAQWQRRTPTLQELADAAKRLNAGTALPELLVELGARLDADAIVPWSRWITPKRAAVMTKRFDTRFFVAGLPPGQHAQHDNHETDESVWLSPHRALQQYYDSQIDLAPPQIMSLAHLAQHTTVASVMAEARAKRPPLVEPQTVEATDDTRILCYPGDPAHTVAERALPGPTRLHFINKRFAPPDGQADWWRALV
- the gshA gene encoding glutamate--cysteine ligase — its product is MTSLQDQLAAMPTARLQGMRRGLEKESLRVLPGGELALTPHPQGLGSPLTHPTVTTDFSESQIELVTGTHGSVQACLTELQDIHRAVFHVLGRTGEERLWPSSMPCRLPTDETIPLGRYGSSNVGRAKSIYRMGLAHRYGRRMQTISGIHYNWSLPGVNNEQYFALIRNFRRHAFLLLVLFGASPLVCKSFVAGREHQLREMGPGCMGMPHATSLRMGRLGYQSDAQSTLNVSYNSLEGYAASLEKALTEPYPAYEAIGIRNPGGDYNQLDTSLLQIENEFYGTIRPKRVIRSGERPLHALRERGVEYVEVRLMDLNPFEPAGISADTMRFLDVFLLHCLLSPSAPDSLAEIDAMKANQHLVASRGREPGLMLTRTEGCGTCQQIELTAWAAQLLDEMAPVAARLDAHALAQGEPALHAQAVAQARASLANMDTLPSARVLQAVQDRDDRSFVGFVDGRAAATAELFRSQPLTADEVGRFMGLAQQSFADQKAIEAADTMGFEAYRQQYVSPAGLVV